A segment of the Devriesea agamarum genome:
AGATCTTGGACCCACTGCCGTTGCCATTGGTAACTTTGACGGGGTTCACCGCGGTCACCAGCATATTCTCTCCCAGCTAGCCCGGTGTGCCGACGCTAATGGGCTAGCCCCGGTAGCGTTAACCTTCTGGCCCCACCCTCGCCATGTGATGGCGCCCGGTAAAGGCCCCGCGCTGATTACCTCCATGTCCGAACGCAACCGGTTACTGGTTCTGGCTGGGATGCGCGGGGTGCTCGACATCGAATTCACCCGTGCTTTCGCGCGCCACAGCGCAGAAGATTTTGTGCGCTCACTCCTGGTCGAGGGGTTGGGTATGAAGGCAATTGTGATGGGGGCGGACTCCCGTTTTGGTCGGGGCAATGAGGGTGATGTCCAGACCATGCGCTCACTGGGTCAAACCTATGGTTTTGACGTCCATGTGGCTGAAGATCTCGCCCCCGGCACGGGCGGGCGGCTGTCATCTACGCTCATCCGCTCAGCGCTCGGCTGCGGCGATGTGGAAATTGCGGCTGAAGCCCTCGGGCGGCTGCACAGTGTGTCCGACACCGTTCACCATGGATTTGCGCGCGGACGCGCCCTGGGCTTCCCGACCGCAAACCTCGGGCCTGCGCCCGAAGGACTAGTTCCGCTCGACGGCGTCTACGCCGGGTATTTATCGGTGGTGCGGCAGGCCGCCCACCATCGCGGGGTCGCTCCGCTCGCAGGCGCGCCGTGCACCATCTCCATCGGCACCAACCCCACCTTCCAGGATGACGGGGAGGCCGCCCGCACCGTCGAGGCATATGTTCACGGCTCCCACGATCTGGACCTGTACGGCGACGTGGTGCGCATTGAGTTTGTCGCCCGTCAGCGCGAAACGGTGAGGTTTGACACCGTTGAAGAATTAGTTGCTCAAATGCGCCGCGATTTAGACGTGACTCGGCGCACGCTTGAGGTGCATGAACTCCGCAGTGTGGTGACTGACTGATAGGCTCTAGGTTGCCGTCAGATCGGCCGCGGAGTGCGGTGGATACGGTCGTGTCTCTCGCGTCGGATTGCGATCCGGCAGCAGGTGAGCACACGCACAATCCACCGCCGACCACAGAGCCCGGGAGAACCAGCCCCGGTGCGCCGCGCAACGACCCGTGAAGGAGAACCAGTGGCCTTTGATACTGCCACCAAGCAGGCCATCATCAAGGAATACGCGACGAGCGAGGGCGACACCGGTTCGCCCGAGGTTCAGGTTGCGCTTCTATCCCACAGGATTAAATACCTGACCGAGCACCTGAAGACCCACAAGCACGACCACCACAGCCGTCGTGGCCTGATGCTTCTGGTGGGTCAGCGTAAGCGCCTCCTGCAGTACCTGCAGGACGTCGATATCGAGCGTTACCGTTCGCTGATTCAGCGACTCGGCCTGCGCCGTTGATCTTGTGCCGCCGCCCAACTTCACTGAGGTCGGGCGGCGGCTTCATTCCCGGGCCTGGGCCCGGGATGACCTTTGCGGCACCCGACGGTTCGGTCCTCGGCAGTGGCCTCCGGGACGTATAGCGCCCCGTGGGTTTCTCTCGAAGGCCGGTCCCGGGCGATCGCACGGCACCTGAACGTGCCGACCACCCGGAGGCGCAGGAGCGCCCCACCGACTGACTAAAGGAGAGACCTGTGGAAGGTCCTGAAATCACTTCAACCACCGCTGTTATTGACAACGGCTCATTCGGACGGCGCACCGTCCGCTTTGAAACCGGACGCCTCGCTCAGCAGGCTGCGGGCTGCGTGGCCGTCTACCTCGACGAGAACACCATGATTCTCTCGGCCACGGCTGTGTCCAGCCAGCCGAAAGAACACTTCGACTTCTTCCCGCTGACCGTCGACGTCGAAGAGCGGATGTATGCCGCAGGCCGGATCCCCGGCTCATTCTTCCGCCGTGAAGGCCGCCCCGGCACCGATGCCATCCTCGCCGCGCGCCTAACCGACCGTCCGCTGCGCCCTGCCTTCGTCAAGGGGCTGCGCAACGAGGTCCAGGTCGTGCTCACCGTGATGGCTTCGGCTCCCGAGGACGCCTACGATGTGGTCGGCATCAACGGTGCCTCCGCATCCACCCAGATTTCCGGACTGCCGTTCTCCGGTCCAATCGGTGGCGTACGCATCGCGTTAATGCCCACCGCCAAGGGCGGACAATGGATCGCCTTCCCCACCTTCAACCAGCTGAAAGAAGCTGTGTTCTCCATGGTGGTCGCAGGGCGAATCGTCAGCGATCAGGAAGGTCATGACGATGTCGCGATCATGATGGTCGAGGCAGAAGCCACCGACAACGCCTGGACTCTGATCAAGGACCAGGGCGTCATCGCCCCCACCGAAGAAGTTGTCGCCGAGGGCCTGGAAGCCGCGAAGGTGTTCATCCGCACCCTGTGCGAAGCGCAAAAAGAACTCGCCGCCAAAGCTGCGAAGCCGGTGCGTGAATTCCCGTTGTTCTTGGATTACGCCGATGACGCCTACGCCGCGGTCGAAGAGGTTGCTACCGAGCGTCTGCGCGAGGTGATGTCCATTGCCGCCAA
Coding sequences within it:
- the rpsO gene encoding 30S ribosomal protein S15; protein product: MAFDTATKQAIIKEYATSEGDTGSPEVQVALLSHRIKYLTEHLKTHKHDHHSRRGLMLLVGQRKRLLQYLQDVDIERYRSLIQRLGLRR
- a CDS encoding bifunctional riboflavin kinase/FAD synthetase, producing MSARPIWRRLEDVPADLGPTAVAIGNFDGVHRGHQHILSQLARCADANGLAPVALTFWPHPRHVMAPGKGPALITSMSERNRLLVLAGMRGVLDIEFTRAFARHSAEDFVRSLLVEGLGMKAIVMGADSRFGRGNEGDVQTMRSLGQTYGFDVHVAEDLAPGTGGRLSSTLIRSALGCGDVEIAAEALGRLHSVSDTVHHGFARGRALGFPTANLGPAPEGLVPLDGVYAGYLSVVRQAAHHRGVAPLAGAPCTISIGTNPTFQDDGEAARTVEAYVHGSHDLDLYGDVVRIEFVARQRETVRFDTVEELVAQMRRDLDVTRRTLEVHELRSVVTD